One Mustelus asterias chromosome 10, sMusAst1.hap1.1, whole genome shotgun sequence DNA window includes the following coding sequences:
- the LOC144499440 gene encoding uncharacterized protein LOC144499440, which translates to MKVKRKPMLSVIATLESQHKDQLDMCLIKQCLEIKLDNLPAIVQECYKNTYPPTPKKTLTKSFPPGEGCKKTRPWYIPFFEQNAVDHLEMNLKMKHISYLWGFQTPHEESIEMMIPEAPSALPALKANRGQVLPVPMGTTFISKEVRDKFEWHVTRKKLQHNWGKPSYYQKSVEAFIPVAPKLVPSRLSPKADSVLVITLCELPFVDVEINKMLELNTRKKTINQRWGLPNFFQSSLRKFVASAPSMNDIMESKNMARKKPKANNIEIENNEMSFQQKMFVQPQREKTFSVQYRAGKRNSKTAKLGEQFVFAHLKQKVKNKLDVCLMKQCLEMRMDCLPERVKQFYKVTYYPTSKTSLPQLIVPRNGFKKPRAMYISFMEQDVIDRLELNLKHKQMTNSLGLATLYEESVEMMIPKAPPMPPPFKMNGTQIEPVGVEINFSNDKVRKDLERHITQKKLQQKWGLPLHIQRSQEALIPPAPKLILSELNPQPNFVTVFAPPEPTFLHNEHKKRLEFNLMKRAVNQKLGLPKLIMSSLSNFMAPAPSVKDFMLQTEIIKDKKKLSNTPIEKVKSDLFPRGIFPLRIRRKILLPQSKRSSNNKTSNKIDDFAGLKPAQKDKLCTCLTKQSLQIKMHSVPELVKRLYKDTYPVQLKKCLPRLITPGEGFKKPRSLYISFIEQESVDRLEFNFKHKQIIHLWAQDTLYEKSVKMLVAKGPNVSPIRKSNGVQIVTVGMETSFINNDVRDKMEWHITRKKLENNWGFPLHIQKSMDTFIPSAPKLVSSELKPHCIHDIIVTSTEPLIISAEDGNRLEMNTKKKIINQKWGLPNLIQTSLKDLITPTPSLQSDTLQSGSIKGSKTFTHNVIDLNSKITAGHKKEKFPSLLCQKVYKRAKFKKISAFPDSSNLKSECKDKLNMCLLKQTLDIKTHNLPDIVQGFYERTYPTAAKKELPKLIVSNEGCKKQRPWCLPFIEQDVIDHLELNLKHKQIIHLWRLETVYDKSIKMMIPKGPPMPPAIKASETKVEPVGMESTFIEYDVRSRIEWHITQQKLQQNWGLPLHIQLSAETFIPPAPKLIPSHLYLQFSFEVIVAPTEMTFLSKGLRKLLELNTKKKIINHKWGLPILIQSSLRKFIALSTSRKDLVLQSGIVEANKTEPSNIDRRSRMRIPSQMHKSKDGSKDTTPSKTAEVAILFNFKQEYTDKLNMCFGKMCLEINMHCLPEIVKESYKKNYPSMSKKLLRKIIAPGDVYKKPRSLYIAFIEQSAVDRLELNLKHKRICYLWGLVTLNDKSLEMMIAEVPPMPPAIESSGAKIEQVGRETTFIDRKVRDNFERYVMQKKLQKTWGLPLDVQISEEAFIPLAPKLIPSQLKQEPAFSVVVISPELPFLRNEHKKILEMNTKKKMVNYRWGLPNLIQSSLNKFITTVPDACCNINVGNKENKMFLHNTLTAIRRGKSSALQYEKNNKSKKTKKMDEKFSLANFKPELKDKLEICLTKLSLEIKTGCLPKMLKEFYKNSYPSQSS; encoded by the coding sequence ATGAAAGTGAAGAGAAAACCAATGTTATCTGTGATTGCTACCCTGGAATCGCAGCATAAAGATCAGTTAGATATGTGTTTAATAAAACAATGTCTCGAAATAAAACTGGACAATTTACCAGCAATTGTACAAGAATGCTACAAAAATACATACCCCCCAACACCAAAAAAAACTTTAACAAAATCTTTTCCACCTGGCGAAGGTTGTAAGAAAACAAGGCCATGGTATATACCATTCTTTGAACAGAATGCTGTTGATCACTTGGAAATGAATTTGAAGATGAAACACATTTCCTACCTATGGGGATTTCAAACTCCACATGAAGAGTCAATAGAAATGATGATTCCCGaagctccatctgcacttccaGCACTCAAAGCAAATCGAGGCCAAGTACTGCCTGTGCCCATGGGAACCACTTTTATTAGCAAAGAAGTCAGAGATAAATTTGAATGGCATGTTACTCGAAAGAAACTTCAACACAATTGGGGCAAGCCATCATATTATCAGAAGTCAGTAGAAGCATTCATTCCAGTTGCTCCAAAGTTGGTTCCATCTCGGCTGAGCCCAAAAGCTGATTCTGTTTTGGTCATTACTCTATGTGAGTTGCCATTTGTAGATGTTGAAATTAATAAAATGTTGGAGCTGAACACCAGAAAAAAAACCATCAATCAAAGGTGGGGTCTTCCTAATTTTTTTCAGTCATCTTTAAGAAAATTTGTTGCTTCTGCACCATCAATGAATGATATTATGGAGTCAAAAAACATGGCAAGAAAGAAACCAAAAGCCAATAACATTGAAATAGAGAATAATGAAATGAGctttcaacagaaaatgtttgtacaACCACAAAGAGAAAAGACGTTCTCAGTACAATACAGAGCAGGTAAAAGGAATTCAAAAACAGCTAAATTAGGTGAGCAGTTTGTCTTTgctcatctgaaacaaaaagttaaaaataaactggATGTATGCTTGATGAAGCAATGTCTAGAAATGCGCATGGACTGCTTGCCAGAAAGAGTGAAGCAGTTTTATAAAGTCACCTATTATCCGACCTCAAAGACATCATTACCACAGCTAATTGTACCCAGAAATGGATTCAAAAAGCCAAGAGCaatgtatatatcttttatggaacaGGATGTTATCGATCGCTTAGAACTtaatttaaaacacaaacagatgaccaattctttgggacttgcaactctgtatgaggaatcagtggaaatgatgattcctaaagcaccacctatgccaccacctttcaagatgaatggaactcaaatagagcctgtgggcgtggaaattaatttctccaatgatAAAGTTCGAAAAGACCTTGAAAGGCATATTACacagaaaaagcttcagcaaaagtGGGGTTTACCACTACATATTCAGAGATCACAAGAAGCTttaattccacctgctccaaaactaatATTATCTGAGTTAAATCCCCAGCCTAATTTTGTGACTGTCTTTGCCCCGCCTGAGCCAACATTCCTTCACAATGAACATAAAAAAAGACTGGAGTTCAATCTAATGAAGAGAGCTGTAAATCAGAAATTAGGCCTACCCAAGCTCATTATGTCAtctttaagtaattttatggctcctgctccatcagTGAAGGACTTCATGCTACAAACTGAAATAATTAAAGACAAGAAAAAATTGAGCAACACTCCCATTGAAAAGGTAAAGAGTGATCTGTTTCCTCGAGGCATATTTCCACTGCGCATTCGAAGAAAGATTTTGTTGCCACAATCTAAAAGAAGTAGTAATAACAAGACATCAAACAAAATAGATGATTTTGCTGGTCTGAAACCAGCACAGAAAGATAAACTATGTACATGCTTAACAAAGCAAAGCCTACAAATCAAAATGCACAGTGTTCCAGAACTCGTAAAACGTTTGTACAAAGATACCTATCCTGTGCAATTAAAGAAATGTCTTCCAAGGCTAATTACACCTGGTGAAGGATTCAAAAAGCCAAGATcgttgtatatatcttttatcgAACAGGAGTCTGTTGATCGTTTAGAATTCAACTTCAAGCACAAACAGATTATTCATCTCTGGGCACAGGACACACTGTATGAAAAGTCAGTCAAAATGCTGGTTGCTAAAGGACCAAATGTGTCGCCAATACGTAAATCAAATGGAGTTCAAATTGTAACTGTAGGTatggaaacatctttcattaacaatgatgttagagacaaaatggaatggcatattacgagaaaaaaactagagaatAATTGGGGCTTTCCATTACATATTCAGAAATCAATGGATACATTTATTCCCTCGGCTCCGAAATTGGTTTCCTCTGAGCTAAAGCCACATTGTATTCATGATATAATTGTGACATCAACTGAACCACTTATTATAAGTGCTGAAGATGGAAATAGATTGGaaatgaatacaaagaaaaagatcATAAATCAAAAATGGGGTCTCCCAAATCTTATTCAGACATCCTTGAAGGACTTAATTACTCCAACGCCATCACTACAAAGTGACACATTACAGTCAGGAAGCATAAAAGGAAGTAAAACATTCACTCACAATGTCATAGATCTTAATTCAAAAATTACTGCAGGGCACAAGAAGGAAAAGTTCCCTTCACTGCTTTGCCAGAAAGTTTATAAAAGAGCAAAGTTTAAGAAGATAAGTGCATTCCCAGATTCTTCCAATCTCAAATCAGAATGTAAAGATAAACTAAATATGTGTTTATTAAAGCAAACTCTTGATATTAAAACACATAATTTACCTGACATTGTACAGGGATTTTATGAACGTACTTACCCTACAGCAGCAAAAAAAGAATTACCAAAACTTATTGTTTCCAATGAAGGTTGCAAAAAACAAAGACCATGGTGCCTACCATTTATTGAACAAGATGTTATTGATCATTTAGAGCTGAACTTAAAGCACAAGCAGATTATCCACCTTTGGAGACTTGAAACTGTATATGATAAATCAATCAAAATGATGATTCCGAAAGGACCACCTATGCCTCCTGCAATCAAAGCAAGTGAAACTAAAGTAGAACCTGTGGGTATGGAAAGCACTTTCATTGAATATGATGTTAGGAGCAGAATAGAATGGCACATTACACAGCAGAAACTTCAACAGAACTGGGGCTTACCGTTGCATATTCAATTGTCAGCAGAAACCTTTATTCCCCCTGCTCCAAAACTGAttccatcccatctatatctacAGTTTAGCTTTGAAGTAATTGTTGCTCCAACTGAAATGACATTTCTAAGTAAAGGACTTAGGAAATTATTAGAACTTAATACAAAGAAGAAGATAATAAATCACAAATGGGGTCTTCCAATACTTATTCAGTCTTCATTAAGAAAGTTCATAGCCCTTTCTACATCAAGAAaagatttagtgttacagtcaggaatAGTCGAAGCCAACAAAACAGAACCCAGCAATATTGATAGAAGAAGTAGGATGAGAATTCCTTCGCAAATGCACAAAAGTAAAGATGGTAGCAAAGACACAACACCGAGCAAAACAGCTGAAGTGGCCATTTTGTTCAACTTCAAACAAGAGTATACAGATAAACTTAATATGTGCTTCGGAAAAATGTGTCTAGAAATTAACATGCATTGTTTACCAGAAATAGTAAAAGAATCTTATAAAAAAAATTATCCTTCCATGTCAAAGAAGCTATTAAGGAAGATTATTGCACCTGGTGATGTATATAAAAAGCCACGTTCATTATATATAGCGTTTATTGAGCAGAGTGCAGTTGATCGTTTGGAGCTGAACCTAAAGCATAAACGCATTTGCTATCTCTGGGGACTTGTAACCCTAAATGATAAATCATTGGAAATGATGATCGCTGAAGTGCCACCTATGCCTCCAGCAATCGAGTCAAGTGGAGCTAAAATAGAACAAGTGGGTAGGGAAACAACATTCATTGATCGCAAAGTGAGAGACAACTTTGAAAGATATGTTATGCAGAAAAAACTCCAGAaaacctggggattaccattagaTGTTCAGATATCAGAAGAAGCATTTATTCCACTTGCTCCAAAGCTAATCCCATCCCAGTTAAAACAAGAGCCTGCTTTTTCAGTCGTAGTTATTTCACCCGAGCTGCCATTTCTTCGTAATGAGCATAAGAAAATATTGGAgatgaatacaaagaaaaagatgGTCAATTACAGATGGGGTCTTCCTAATCTTATCCAATCCTCTTTGAATAAGTTTATAACTACTGTTCCAGATGCATGCTGCAACATTAATGTGggcaataaagaaaacaaaatgtttctTCACAACACGTTGACAGCAatcagaagggggaaatcatcAGCGCTACAATATGAAAAGAATAACAAAAGCAAGAAAACTAAAAAAATGGATGAGAAATTTTCACTTGCGAACTTCAAACCAGAATTGAAAGACAAACTTGAAATTTGTTTAACAAAGCTGTCTCTAGAGATTAAGACCGGGTGCTTACCTAAAATGTTAAAGGAATTTTATAAAAATAGCTATCCTTCGCAAAGCTCATAG